In the Magnetospira sp. QH-2 genome, one interval contains:
- a CDS encoding DUF4910 domain-containing protein, protein MYIKGLLREIYLEPRVVVSAAIEKALETLRERSGLPLEIEHTPGGSECLTWLIPPRWLVEEAYISDGQHKIVDHEHHPLYVPPYSEPFEGWVSREELDRHLFSEPERPAFIPFMVDWELEFRERDWGFSLPDTLRVTLDQDRYYVCIRTRVEEYGDLTTGVCRLPGRSKREILLVTNTCHPGQINDAISGVGVALEVMRRLRDRPDLRWSYRLLLVPEYLGSAAHLDRHMDQVDHFECAMMLKILGNDAPFSLQHSSRGTHRIDRIFAHVLRHGYGAYREEGFREITGNDELFFESQGIDVPCVSLSRCRKITMQDRFFGLFEEYHSSGDEPDRLHEEKLQEAVDLVMAVIEVFEGDVVPIARFKGPINLYRHDLWLDFDKTQGAGERLNRVMALIDGGKSAFDLAEETGMYFNDCLLFLKELSRIGYVEFKEP, encoded by the coding sequence GTGTACATCAAGGGTCTATTGCGCGAGATCTATCTAGAGCCCAGGGTGGTCGTTTCTGCGGCCATTGAAAAGGCGCTGGAGACGCTGCGCGAGCGCAGCGGTCTACCGCTCGAAATCGAGCACACCCCGGGTGGCAGCGAATGCCTGACTTGGCTGATCCCGCCGCGCTGGCTGGTTGAAGAGGCCTATATCAGCGACGGACAGCATAAAATCGTCGATCACGAACACCACCCCCTTTACGTGCCTCCCTACAGCGAGCCCTTTGAAGGATGGGTGTCGCGAGAAGAACTGGACCGCCATCTGTTTTCCGAACCGGAACGCCCCGCTTTCATTCCTTTCATGGTGGATTGGGAACTGGAATTCCGCGAACGGGATTGGGGATTTAGCCTGCCAGACACCCTCCGCGTGACCCTGGATCAGGACCGCTATTACGTCTGCATTCGAACACGGGTCGAGGAATACGGGGACCTGACAACAGGGGTCTGTCGATTGCCCGGGCGGTCGAAGCGGGAAATCCTTTTGGTGACCAATACCTGCCATCCGGGGCAGATCAACGATGCCATTTCCGGCGTCGGGGTCGCCTTGGAAGTCATGCGGCGACTGCGGGACCGGCCTGATCTGCGCTGGAGTTACCGACTGCTTTTGGTGCCCGAATACCTGGGGTCGGCGGCCCATTTGGATCGCCATATGGATCAGGTCGATCATTTCGAATGCGCCATGATGCTGAAAATCCTCGGTAACGATGCACCGTTCTCGCTTCAACACTCGTCACGAGGGACCCATCGTATCGACCGCATCTTTGCGCATGTCTTGCGCCACGGCTATGGGGCCTACCGGGAAGAGGGATTCAGGGAGATCACCGGCAATGACGAACTTTTCTTCGAAAGCCAGGGAATTGACGTCCCTTGCGTTTCATTGAGTCGTTGCCGGAAAATCACGATGCAGGATCGCTTTTTCGGCCTATTCGAGGAGTACCATTCGTCGGGGGACGAACCGGACAGGCTGCACGAGGAGAAACTGCAAGAAGCGGTGGATCTGGTCATGGCTGTCATTGAGGTATTTGAAGGCGACGTCGTGCCCATTGCCCGTTTCAAGGGTCCGATTAACCTGTACCGGCATGATCTCTGGCTGGATTTTGACAAGACGCAAGGAGCCGGGGAGCGGTTGAACCGGGTCATGGCCCTGATTGATGGCGGTAAAAGCGCTTTTGACCTGGCCGAAGAGACAGGCATGTACTTCAATGACTGCCTGCTGTTTTTAAAAGAGCTTTCTCGAATTGGATATGTGGAGTTCAAGGAACCGTGA
- the asnB gene encoding asparagine synthase (glutamine-hydrolyzing), with protein MCGLAGIISDEPVSPGVLSMTLAALQHRGPDGNGAIQSAFSQRHLALLHTRLAIIDPDDRAAQPFRRAGLNLVYNGEIYNYIELRRELEALGHRFTTRSDTEVILEAYRAWGADCVKRFDGMWALALHDEERGILWLSRDRFGEKPLYWMRQGRTLVFGSEVRALFTLSGHRPEPDRDRLRAYLVNGYKSLFKRSDSWFEGVYALPPGHSAVVDASARVEPTRYWTLTHAPRTLSLGDLVEGTREKLIDGVTRRLRADVPLAFCLSGGIDSGTIAALAAKYGNTPIHAFSIVDRDPRYDERDTMMETVKSIGCRHTVIAPGTSGFIERLAAQIESRDAPVSTISYYVHGFLSEAIAGAGYKVALSGTGADELFTGYYDHYNFWLAGMKDRDDFPALLADWRSGYGRMVRNPILKDPHVIIGDPGCRRHIYLDNHVYNRFMRDPIAETFTETAFCTDGLRNRMMNELFEEVVPVILEEDDRNSMGVSIENRSPFLDHRLAEFAYSIPGEYLVQDGFLKWVLRAAGEGVLPDAVRLDRRKRGFNAAIDTMLDRSDPTVRERLLSDGPIFDLVNRALFTNFLDQDMSDADRSKFLFRFLSTRLFLDHLEGAA; from the coding sequence ATGTGCGGACTTGCCGGAATCATTTCGGACGAACCGGTTTCTCCAGGCGTTCTGTCCATGACCTTGGCGGCGCTGCAACACCGAGGCCCTGATGGCAACGGAGCAATCCAATCGGCGTTCAGTCAGCGGCATTTGGCCTTGCTGCATACCCGCCTTGCCATCATCGATCCGGATGATCGGGCGGCCCAGCCGTTCCGGCGTGCGGGCCTGAACCTGGTCTACAATGGTGAAATCTATAACTACATCGAGTTGCGGCGGGAATTGGAGGCCCTGGGTCATCGCTTCACCACCCGCTCGGATACCGAGGTAATCCTCGAGGCCTATCGGGCTTGGGGAGCAGACTGCGTCAAACGCTTCGACGGCATGTGGGCCTTGGCCTTGCATGACGAAGAACGAGGCATACTCTGGCTCAGTCGTGACCGGTTCGGCGAGAAACCGCTGTATTGGATGCGGCAAGGGCGGACCTTGGTGTTTGGTTCGGAGGTTCGGGCCCTGTTCACGCTGTCGGGACATCGGCCGGAACCGGATCGGGATCGCCTGCGGGCCTATTTGGTCAACGGATACAAATCCCTGTTTAAGCGGTCCGACAGCTGGTTCGAAGGCGTTTATGCCTTACCACCGGGGCATTCGGCGGTTGTGGATGCTTCTGCTCGGGTCGAACCCACGCGCTATTGGACGCTGACCCATGCGCCTCGGACCCTCTCCTTGGGCGATCTGGTCGAGGGGACCCGGGAAAAACTGATCGACGGGGTGACGCGACGGCTTCGCGCCGATGTACCCCTGGCCTTCTGCCTCAGTGGTGGAATCGATTCAGGAACCATTGCCGCCCTCGCCGCCAAATACGGAAATACTCCCATCCACGCCTTTTCCATCGTTGACCGGGACCCGCGCTACGACGAGCGCGATACGATGATGGAAACGGTGAAATCCATCGGGTGCCGTCATACGGTCATCGCGCCGGGGACCAGTGGATTTATTGAACGTCTGGCCGCGCAGATTGAAAGCCGGGACGCCCCGGTGTCCACCATCTCCTATTATGTCCATGGCTTCTTGTCCGAGGCCATCGCCGGGGCCGGGTACAAGGTCGCCCTCTCGGGAACCGGGGCCGATGAACTTTTCACCGGCTATTATGATCACTACAACTTTTGGCTCGCGGGCATGAAGGATCGGGACGACTTCCCGGCATTGCTGGCCGACTGGCGGTCAGGCTATGGGCGCATGGTCCGCAATCCAATTCTCAAGGACCCGCATGTGATCATTGGAGATCCCGGCTGTCGGCGGCATATCTATCTGGACAATCATGTTTACAACCGCTTCATGCGAGACCCGATTGCCGAGACCTTTACCGAAACCGCTTTTTGCACCGATGGGCTGCGCAACCGGATGATGAATGAATTGTTCGAGGAGGTGGTGCCGGTGATCTTGGAAGAAGACGATCGGAATTCCATGGGGGTTTCCATTGAGAACCGCTCGCCTTTCCTGGATCATCGCCTAGCCGAGTTTGCCTATTCGATCCCCGGAGAATACCTGGTGCAGGATGGTTTTTTGAAATGGGTCTTGCGCGCCGCAGGGGAAGGAGTGCTGCCCGATGCCGTGCGCCTGGATCGTCGAAAACGCGGCTTCAATGCGGCGATCGATACGATGCTTGATCGGTCTGATCCAACCGTCCGAGAGCGATTGCTATCCGATGGGCCCATATTTGACCTTGTGAACCGGGCGCTTTTTACAAACTTTTTGGACCAGGACATGAGCGATGCCGACCGCTCCAAATTCCTATTCCGCTTTCTTTCAACGAGATTGTTTCTGGATCATCTCGAGGGAGCCGCCTGA
- a CDS encoding N-acetylneuraminate synthase family protein: MKLFGKNLDHQGVLIAEIGVNHEGSPKKARDLLRLAAEAGADAVKFQSYTPARFISTRDPERFQQVSARALDERTHYLLAEEAAKRGVAFLSTPVTEDWIPLVARLSPVIKIASGDLTFEPIIRAAAATGKPVILSTGLGTETEIEQAIGWVREEIGDRRLKDSLALMHCVSAYPTPIEEANLRSIPFLTDRFALTVGYSNHVIGPEACWAAIALGAPIIEVHFTDEKEGRTFRDHQLSFNPNDLAGLVEAMPRLRAALGRYDKQPQPSELPGLGAMRKGVVAAADLKAGTVLGEDHIMFARPATGIESGRVAEVLGAVLTRDLVQGESLADADLNKAD, encoded by the coding sequence GTGAAGCTGTTCGGCAAGAACCTGGATCACCAAGGCGTGCTCATCGCCGAAATCGGCGTCAACCACGAAGGTAGCCCGAAAAAAGCCCGGGATCTCCTGCGTTTGGCGGCGGAGGCAGGGGCCGACGCGGTCAAGTTCCAGAGCTATACGCCCGCTCGTTTTATTTCCACGCGCGACCCGGAGCGGTTTCAACAGGTCTCGGCTCGGGCCCTGGATGAACGAACCCATTACCTGTTGGCGGAAGAGGCGGCAAAGAGGGGCGTTGCCTTCCTGTCCACACCGGTTACCGAGGACTGGATTCCATTGGTGGCACGACTGAGCCCGGTCATTAAGATCGCCAGCGGTGACTTGACCTTTGAGCCGATAATCCGGGCCGCCGCCGCGACGGGCAAGCCGGTCATCTTGTCCACGGGGCTGGGAACGGAGACCGAGATCGAACAGGCCATCGGCTGGGTGAGAGAGGAGATTGGAGACCGCCGACTCAAAGACTCATTGGCTTTGATGCACTGCGTATCGGCCTATCCGACGCCCATCGAGGAAGCGAACTTGCGTAGCATCCCATTTTTGACCGATCGGTTTGCCTTGACGGTCGGCTATTCCAACCATGTGATCGGTCCCGAGGCCTGCTGGGCTGCCATCGCCCTGGGGGCGCCCATCATCGAGGTGCACTTTACCGATGAAAAAGAAGGGCGGACCTTTCGAGATCATCAATTATCGTTTAACCCTAATGACTTGGCTGGCCTGGTCGAGGCGATGCCGCGCCTTCGGGCGGCTTTGGGGCGTTACGACAAACAGCCTCAACCCAGTGAATTGCCCGGGCTTGGGGCCATGCGAAAGGGCGTGGTGGCCGCGGCGGACCTGAAAGCGGGGACGGTACTGGGCGAGGACCATATCATGTTTGCCCGACCGGCCACGGGCATCGAGTCCGGTCGGGTCGCCGAAGTCCTGGGTGCCGTCCTGACTCGGGACCTTGTTCAGGGCGAGAGTCTGGCCGACGCCGATCTTAACAAGGCTGATTGA
- a CDS encoding radical SAM/SPASM domain-containing protein: MTKQDIVFKQQQDNKQVKLLSYKDMDAILSEKVGERYDRYRADWRAGMQFERVPEFPLSIEIENLNHCNFSCHMCLFSLPKSHPDAPHKKENKRFLDFEVYKKAIDEASAHQMPALTHGVLCETLLHPRMMDMIAYAQDRGVVDQRLGSNGALLTKEVSERLVDLGLARLEISLDGFNEETFNMVRFGKGADYHQIVANIRDFLEIRERKNSRFPLLRLSFLKLNVNADQVEAFLDYWRDYADYFSIQEPVNYKLDLKKTSLVFDTPHEKPNFRCDKQHNRIFMRHDGTLLPCFHVHGWQEFALGNVKDSTIKEAWDSPKMQYLRALHKKGEYHKNKICHNCVMCTGQEA, translated from the coding sequence ATGACCAAGCAGGACATTGTCTTCAAGCAGCAGCAAGATAACAAGCAGGTTAAGCTGCTGAGCTACAAGGACATGGACGCCATTCTGAGCGAAAAGGTCGGCGAACGGTATGACCGCTATCGTGCAGATTGGCGGGCCGGCATGCAGTTCGAACGGGTTCCGGAATTTCCTCTCTCCATCGAGATCGAGAACCTGAATCACTGCAATTTCAGTTGCCATATGTGTCTGTTCTCCCTGCCCAAAAGCCATCCAGACGCGCCGCACAAGAAAGAGAACAAGCGATTTCTGGACTTCGAGGTCTACAAAAAGGCCATCGACGAGGCCTCGGCCCATCAAATGCCCGCTTTGACCCACGGGGTGCTCTGCGAAACCCTGCTGCATCCGAGAATGATGGACATGATCGCCTATGCCCAGGACCGGGGGGTGGTGGACCAACGGTTGGGGTCCAACGGGGCCTTGTTGACCAAGGAGGTCAGCGAACGGCTGGTGGATCTGGGGCTCGCCCGGTTGGAGATCTCCCTGGATGGATTCAACGAGGAAACGTTTAACATGGTGCGGTTCGGCAAGGGAGCCGACTACCACCAAATCGTTGCCAATATCCGGGATTTTCTGGAAATTCGGGAGCGCAAGAACAGCCGATTCCCGTTGCTGCGCCTGAGCTTCTTGAAGCTGAACGTCAATGCCGACCAGGTGGAGGCGTTTCTGGATTATTGGCGTGACTATGCCGACTATTTTTCCATCCAAGAGCCGGTCAACTACAAGCTGGACCTGAAAAAAACCTCGCTTGTGTTCGATACACCGCACGAAAAACCCAATTTCCGCTGTGACAAGCAGCATAACCGCATATTTATGCGCCACGACGGTACCTTGCTGCCTTGCTTTCATGTGCATGGATGGCAGGAATTCGCCCTAGGCAACGTCAAGGACAGCACCATCAAGGAAGCCTGGGATTCCCCGAAGATGCAGTATCTCAGAGCCCTGCACAAAAAGGGCGAGTATCATAAAAACAAGATCTGCCACAACTGCGTCATGTGCACCGGCCAGGAAGCCTGA
- a CDS encoding N-acetyl sugar amidotransferase encodes MTASIQFCSRCLMPNTRPRVVFDDQGVCNACLNADTKAAIAWDARRQEFHDYVERLRPKEGPYDCVVPWSGGKDSTYIAHRLKVEFGLNPLLVTFSPLLPNDVGMNNREELLKLGFDHLMVRPNQAVSRHLARRFFIERGNPKIHWDAGINALPLQVAVRYGIPLVFYAEHGESEYGGRVLSEESLKIRDFTEVLEHQVGDDPMNWMDEVVQEQDLAPYVYPEPEALEAVGVKALYFSYFFRWSMLENYRYVKKNLPTFQTEPQGRTDGTFTDFDSLDDKIDNIYYYLQFVKFGFGRATRDACRMIQNGQMNREEGLDLVRKYDSEVPKTHFQDSLDYLGLAENEFTEIVDAHRNGEIWAFRGNQWHLRAEPT; translated from the coding sequence ATGACGGCATCCATCCAATTCTGTTCCCGCTGTCTGATGCCCAATACGCGGCCTCGGGTGGTGTTCGACGATCAGGGGGTCTGCAACGCCTGTCTCAATGCCGATACCAAGGCGGCCATCGCTTGGGATGCCCGACGGCAGGAGTTCCACGATTATGTTGAGCGCCTGCGTCCCAAGGAGGGCCCTTACGACTGCGTGGTGCCGTGGAGCGGCGGCAAGGATTCAACCTATATCGCCCATCGGCTGAAGGTCGAATTCGGCCTGAACCCGCTGTTGGTGACCTTTTCGCCGTTGCTACCCAATGATGTGGGCATGAACAACCGGGAAGAGCTGCTGAAGTTGGGATTTGATCATTTGATGGTGCGGCCCAATCAGGCCGTGTCCCGCCATTTGGCGCGGCGATTCTTCATAGAGCGGGGGAATCCGAAAATCCATTGGGATGCCGGGATCAATGCCCTGCCGTTGCAGGTGGCGGTGCGCTACGGCATTCCCTTGGTGTTTTATGCGGAGCATGGCGAAAGCGAATACGGCGGGCGGGTGCTGTCCGAGGAGTCCCTGAAAATCCGCGACTTTACCGAGGTGCTTGAGCATCAGGTGGGCGACGACCCAATGAATTGGATGGATGAGGTGGTTCAAGAACAAGACTTGGCACCCTATGTATATCCCGAGCCCGAAGCGCTTGAGGCGGTGGGGGTGAAGGCCTTGTACTTCTCCTATTTCTTCCGCTGGAGCATGCTGGAGAACTATCGCTACGTGAAAAAGAACCTGCCGACGTTTCAGACAGAACCCCAGGGCCGTACAGACGGCACCTTCACCGATTTCGACAGTCTCGACGACAAGATCGACAATATTTACTACTACCTGCAATTCGTGAAATTCGGCTTCGGCCGGGCCACCCGGGATGCCTGTCGAATGATCCAGAACGGCCAGATGAACCGGGAGGAGGGACTGGACCTGGTGCGCAAATACGACTCAGAAGTCCCCAAGACGCATTTTCAGGATAGTCTGGACTACCTGGGATTGGCCGAAAACGAATTTACCGAAATCGTCGATGCGCACCGCAACGGGGAAATCTGGGCGTTCCGGGGCAATCAATGGCATTTGCGGGCCGAGCCGACATGA
- a CDS encoding class I SAM-dependent methyltransferase — translation MTRENQWVERYFDQVADYYDDLQADTADLPLLPADRCLGGLMTDGPRKVMDLGCGTGRLTLKLADAGHRISAIDVSGRMIEACRARLANAGRDEELAWKADVSDPNVLAAAAYDAVFAIDLFDYLGLGMVEFLDICFRTLRPGGKLIASFGNGLLPLFSLDRSTSDFFRDHIFERVPFVDEDTRVAVTQTAKGLLRCADDPPKDHSGAQGYEADKQAGVARLVHSDLPRQSINPLTLADVLARAGFKALDQQFYGYLAVPPGLRNAFPRANDEAARQMESHWEKDWRGTFMAQRLFLVMEKIGHG, via the coding sequence GTGACCCGGGAAAACCAATGGGTCGAGCGATATTTTGATCAAGTCGCCGACTATTACGATGATTTGCAGGCGGACACGGCGGACCTGCCATTGCTGCCAGCGGACCGGTGCCTTGGCGGGTTGATGACCGACGGCCCCCGGAAAGTTATGGATCTGGGGTGCGGGACCGGACGCTTGACCCTGAAACTGGCCGACGCCGGGCACCGGATTTCGGCAATCGATGTGAGTGGCCGCATGATCGAGGCCTGTCGCGCTCGGCTGGCCAATGCGGGACGAGACGAGGAACTCGCCTGGAAAGCCGATGTATCAGACCCTAACGTGCTGGCCGCCGCCGCTTATGACGCGGTCTTTGCCATCGACCTGTTCGACTACCTGGGCCTGGGCATGGTCGAGTTTTTAGATATTTGTTTTCGAACCCTCAGGCCGGGGGGAAAGCTCATTGCCTCCTTTGGGAACGGGCTTCTGCCGCTGTTTTCTCTGGATCGTTCCACATCGGATTTTTTCAGAGATCACATTTTTGAACGGGTGCCATTCGTGGATGAGGACACCCGTGTGGCAGTGACGCAGACGGCCAAGGGCTTGTTGCGTTGTGCCGATGATCCGCCAAAGGACCATTCCGGCGCTCAAGGATATGAGGCCGATAAGCAAGCGGGGGTGGCGCGTCTGGTTCACAGTGATCTCCCAAGGCAATCAATCAATCCACTGACACTTGCTGACGTTCTCGCCCGGGCCGGGTTCAAGGCATTGGATCAGCAGTTCTATGGCTATCTGGCCGTGCCGCCGGGATTGAGAAATGCCTTTCCGAGAGCCAACGACGAGGCGGC
- a CDS encoding radical SAM/SPASM domain-containing protein, translating into MKINFGVKRVTSLSKELRYVARQRHPLRYLINRFRWHYYPQLFHVSRFPDHLDIETSSACQIHCPMCFLTVRKDVPKNIMSMALFERIMAEVARRDPYSIRLSWRGECLVNPRFKDMLIHARSVYNGSISFLTNGLRLTEDLIDTIIEQDVCYIVISADGLGAIYEEVRKPGKFDDLIAKLAYLKHRKEELGRYRPQVRINAVGTWFRGDELARFIETFDPYADRILVGELLSNFDSVPVEHDPSLICAQPWQRMMIAWDGKIYPCCDDYTGLYPVGDVNEQSLKEIWHGDRLNQLRDWNRKRERLKCDLCRTRDCGIDRNPHTHSDAMKTALRNQVLDQYGKDTPLLKYLE; encoded by the coding sequence ATGAAGATCAATTTCGGTGTCAAACGAGTCACCTCCCTGAGCAAGGAACTGCGTTACGTCGCCCGGCAGCGGCACCCCTTGCGCTACCTGATCAATCGCTTCCGTTGGCACTATTATCCGCAGTTGTTCCATGTCTCGCGGTTTCCCGATCATCTGGATATCGAGACCTCGTCGGCCTGCCAGATCCACTGCCCCATGTGTTTCCTGACCGTTCGCAAGGATGTGCCGAAAAACATCATGTCCATGGCGCTGTTCGAACGAATCATGGCCGAAGTGGCGCGCCGTGACCCTTATTCCATCCGCCTGTCCTGGCGCGGGGAATGCCTGGTCAATCCACGATTCAAGGATATGCTTATTCATGCCCGATCAGTCTATAATGGCAGTATCTCCTTTCTGACCAATGGTTTGCGGCTGACCGAAGATCTCATCGATACCATCATCGAACAAGATGTTTGCTACATCGTCATTTCGGCGGATGGCTTGGGGGCGATCTATGAAGAAGTCCGCAAACCCGGCAAGTTCGACGATTTGATTGCCAAGTTGGCCTACCTCAAACACCGCAAGGAAGAATTGGGCAGATATCGACCGCAAGTACGCATCAATGCCGTGGGGACTTGGTTCAGGGGCGATGAATTGGCCCGCTTCATCGAAACCTTCGACCCCTATGCGGATCGCATCTTGGTCGGAGAGCTTCTCAGCAACTTCGATAGCGTGCCAGTGGAACACGACCCCAGCCTTATTTGTGCGCAGCCCTGGCAACGCATGATGATTGCCTGGGATGGCAAGATTTACCCCTGCTGCGATGACTACACGGGCCTCTATCCGGTGGGGGATGTCAACGAGCAGAGCCTCAAGGAGATCTGGCACGGGGATCGGCTCAATCAACTGCGGGATTGGAATCGCAAGCGCGAACGGCTGAAATGCGACCTCTGCCGAACCCGGGATTGCGGGATCGACAGAAACCCGCATACTCATTCCGACGCCATGAAGACAGCCTTGCGCAATCAGGTTCTAGACCAATATGGAAAAGACACCCCATTGCTCAAGTATCTCGAATAG
- the hisF gene encoding imidazole glycerol phosphate synthase subunit HisF: MLCKRIITVLTFNNGVLFRTKLFEPDYRYTLNFVDAWSVDEIVVLDVTRSGQGDKDSFFKVVRDFADRCFVPLTVGGGIRSLEDVRRLMGLGADKVVINSGAFEDPRLIGAIAGRYGSQCVVLSIDAKQSDDGGHEVRSHAATRATGRDPVGWAREGQSLGAGEILLTSVERDGWLQGYDLDLCRSVADAVSVPVLILGGCGNWKHMEQGFLQGHASAVCTQNIYHFTEKSIQAAKRYLNSKGIPVRMEERA; the protein is encoded by the coding sequence ATGTTGTGCAAGCGGATCATAACGGTCCTCACCTTTAATAACGGCGTTCTGTTCCGCACCAAGCTGTTCGAGCCCGATTACCGCTATACTCTCAATTTCGTCGATGCTTGGTCAGTGGACGAAATCGTCGTTTTGGATGTCACCCGGTCGGGGCAGGGGGACAAGGATAGTTTTTTCAAGGTGGTGCGGGATTTTGCCGACCGCTGTTTCGTGCCCCTGACCGTGGGTGGCGGAATCCGAAGCCTCGAAGACGTGCGCCGGTTAATGGGGCTCGGCGCGGACAAGGTGGTGATCAACAGCGGTGCCTTCGAGGATCCACGCCTGATCGGAGCCATCGCGGGGCGCTATGGAAGCCAATGCGTGGTCTTGAGCATCGATGCGAAGCAATCCGATGATGGTGGACATGAGGTGCGTTCCCATGCCGCCACTCGGGCAACGGGCCGCGATCCCGTCGGTTGGGCCCGCGAGGGACAAAGCCTGGGGGCGGGAGAGATTCTGCTCACGTCGGTGGAGCGGGATGGCTGGCTGCAAGGCTATGATTTGGATCTCTGCCGCTCGGTGGCCGACGCGGTCTCCGTGCCGGTATTAATCCTTGGCGGTTGCGGTAACTGGAAACATATGGAACAAGGATTTCTGCAAGGACATGCCTCGGCGGTCTGCACTCAGAACATCTATCACTTCACCGAAAAGAGCATCCAAGCCGCCAAGAGATACCTGAATTCAAAAGGGATTCCCGTGCGCATGGAGGAGAGGGCATGA